In the genome of Podospora pseudocomata strain CBS 415.72m chromosome 7, whole genome shotgun sequence, the window CTTCTTTTCGACCCAATTCGATACCCGAAACACGTCTCGCACCGAATACCCTCCCAATACCAAAATCAAGGGTCCAGCATTCTGTCTCGCTTCTCGCAGCCCCCCGTCTAGCTTGTTCTCGCCTGTTCGCATATCTTTCGCCGGCCTGCTCCTGTTTTAACGTTCAAAGATTGCCCCCAgaccaagaacaacaagTGACTAACCCTACAATTCTAATTGCAGGCCCTTGTCAAGGTTTTCATTGGGAAAAACCCGCACGCAGGCACTGCTTTGTAGGAAACCCAACTTCCACCATCGACTTTGAATTCAGAGTTCAACATGTCGAGACCACCATCCAAACATTTACAAACCCAGAAAAGGACGAGATCGGGCGTTTCTCTCACCATGACGGAGCCGGATGGATCTGAAGCAGCCTACAGCCCCACGACCCCGAGTTCCCCGACGAGTTCTCATGGCGAACATCGAAGAAGTTTTTCTCTCAACTCGATCAAAGGACGGCCATGGCGCTCCatgagcaacagcaacagagaCCGAGATTCTACACCAGACTCGGCGTTTAGGGGCCATGTGAGGAAATTATCCAAATCACGACCATATTCGGCATCTCCAGTCGATGGCTTCAGTCGACGTAGCTCAGGCATTTCCGAGGATCACATCCAAAGTCTTCACAGCCGGTTGTCGTTCACCACAGCAGATCCCCCGAGTCTCACCCCAAGTTCGTCATCATGTTCCTTCGACTGGAAAACTCAAAGAGTAGAGGGGGGATGTGCGCTGGAACCGGATACAAGTCTGTTGAAGACCAAGACTCCATACCTGGTGGTCACAACGGACTATCTTCTCAAGATGAAAAGCCGTGCCGACGCAGTGGCATTAATTCCATCATTGGCCATTGAAGGCGAGAAAGCGCACCATGGCTCCCCCCCGGAGCCTGCTCTCGCCATCCCTATATCGACTGTTGTGGCAGCCTTCTACTCGGAAAGCATCAAGCCGTCGTTTGGAATCGAAGTATGGTGGAAGGGTTTTGGCGGCCAGTCGTTCTACCGGTCCGAGTTCTTTTTCAGCTTACCGCGGGAGCAACAGAAGATGCTCGAGAGCATCACGCGAGTAATAGGGACAAAAGAGCAGGACGAGTCTGGGTCTTCGAACAAGTGTGATGATATCAAACCACTCATGCAAAAGATccagatgatggaggagccAGTATTCGCAAACAAGGAGTTGGAGATCTTCCCGGTGATCCCACGAGGACATACGAGGAAGGAGTACATGCCAAAGATGGAGGATGCGTCCAAGAAGTCTCAGGAGGGCTCGGCGTACTATCTGGTCATTGGCACATATCTCTGCTACCTCGCCGAAGTTCAGAGAGGGAAGGCTGGCTCAAGCTGCAAGCACAGGACGTTCGGCCTGGTCACACTGAACTCGGTGGTTGGGGATTGGTCCTTCCACGAGGAGAGGTTTAATATCTCGTTCCGGTAAGATTGATGGGCAACCAGATTCTCTGCCTGGTTGTGGCTGACAAGTACCCCTAGTGATCCCTTCAAGACGTCAGTGACACTCGAACTTGCCAGCCGCTACTATCGACAGATCATCCGCATCCTTGGTACCGCTGACCGCTTTATCAAGCCCAACTGGCCCCAACTTTGGCAGAACCTGGAAATCTTCTCGGTTTCTGGGCTTCGGAACCCTCAGTACTTGGTCTCTCGGGAAGACTACGGCGCCATCAAGCGCACACTTGACGCTCACATTGCCGGGTATCGTTGTGCGCCTGTCGAGTGGGAGATCAACTGGAAGACTCGGCATGCACCCGAGTTTCGACTGCTCCCGCCAAAGCATGCGGGACTGTACACAGGCCTTCAACTTTTGGCTGTTCTCAGGGCGCTCAGGTATAATGACTATTTCAACTCGCTGTCTTTCAAGGACGTGGACCTGTCGATGCTGCACGGCGTGGATGACAATCTGGGCGGGGGCATCAACGTTGCCTACCTGAGCCGGACTTGTAAGTTCTCAAAGTGTGTTTTCTCTGTTCAGGCAGTCAGCTGACAACACTACAGGCATCAAACTCACCAATGATGAAGTGCAGCTGCTGAAGACCTGCCCGGTGTTGCACCAGGAGTTCCATGCTCTGGCTTATTGCTCTGAGACGATTCGGCAAATCGATTTCACCAACTGCAGCTATGAGCTGAACAGGGGAAAGACAGCCGACAGCCACTACCCGACCCTCCAGTTCCTTACGCctatcctccatctcctcaaGACCGGCATCTCAAAGTGCAACCGTTTGATCTTGGCCCACAATCACCTTTCTGAACATGACATCAGCAACCTCGCCGAGACCATGGAAACGGGTGCCATCAGAGCCCTGGACATCTCGGCTTGTGGCTTGGACGATATGGGTGTGAGGAGGATCGTCATTGACCCTCTGATGGagcgccctcttcctctcgaGTCATTGACAGTTGCGGGCAACTATGGTCGATTGCCCGCGTATATTTTGCCTGACCTCCTGCAGCAACTTCCTGAAATTAGAGAGCTCAACCTCTGTGGCAGCATTTTGGGAGACAGTTCGGATGTGGGCCCGCTATTGCCCTTTGAGCTGCTCGAAAGCCTCCAGTGGCTTGAGTCGATCGATATCACGGGGTGGCTGATCAACGATGAGACCTTGATGGACCTACAGCGCTTCCTGATGGCGAGAAGCTGGAAACTGGATCACAGGCAGTTTTCAGCCTTCCGCCGGCTTGTCCTCAAGCAATGCGGTATCACGGGATTCAAAGCTGCGGCATTGTTTGAAGCCGTTGGGAAGGATCATGGCCTGCATATCGGCCTGAGCAACAATCCGATCGAGAACGGCATTGGAGAGTTGGCTGCTGTCATTCGGGAGAACAAGGGACCTGCTGGTCTGGATATGGAAATGGTTGAGTTCCAGGACGAGGATAACTACCTCGCTCTGATCCACGCCTTGACCGAGACCAAGTACCTCACCGTCCTGAACATGGCCGGTACAgcacctgctccttctcctacTGGCGTTTGCAGTTCCGAGATGGTCAGCGCGCTGCATGACTTGTTTGCGCGCAACACTTCCATCCGGTGTCTTGATCTCTCGGGCTTTTCCGGCAGGCTTGACGATGGCCAACTGACCAAGGGATTCGGCCGCAGCTTGAGCGGTCTTGAGCATAACAAGGCGATGACCCACCTGCGGATTCGGAACCAGAACCTCCACGACGACGCAGGCACGCTGGGCCAGTCCTTGAAGAGGAACAATACACTGATGGTCCTCGACTGCcaagacaacaacctcaatCTGAACAGTTTTGGGTTCTTGGTCGACAGCATGAAGATTAACAGGACGATCATCGacttccccttcacccccaagGAGCGCGCCGACATTTGGAAGAATGTCCTCAAGGGCCTTCGTCCAGGGCCACGCCCACCTCAGGCCAAAACTGGTCTCCACTTgggcaaagaaaaaaagcacaAGGATAAGAAGGacgacaaggacaagcagcCTGCGCTTCAGCCCGACGTACAGGAAACTGCTTTGTGGACCATCTTGGAGAAGCAGTTCAGGCAGCTGGACGAACACATCGAGCGCAACCGCGAGCTTCTTGAGGCATCATCCGGCCAGGTCTTTGATTTCGAGTCCCCAGCCTCCACCCCTATCGACGCCGGACAGGCGGGCGGTGGTTTCAATGCTGGTCCTGCTGGTGCAAGCGAGTGGCCCacccttcttgatctcgagTTCGACATGGGCACCATCGACCTGAACGacagcaccacccctccacctgcGGTTGCCGGCCCTGTAGGCGAGGCAGTTGCTCATGACGGGACAATCCTTTTGCAGTCCAGCCCTGACCCGAAATCCACACCCGCGACCGAGGcccccaagaaggagaaacaCAGGCCACCCCCTCTCATCCGTCGGAAGACTGTCCGTTCCTCTGCCCTGGACAAGGAGTCCCGGGATGAGCCCCCACCGACACCTTCCTACTCCTTGATCGGCCACGTCGGAGTAGGCAGCACAATGTTGAACGCTGCACCCGactatccccctccccctcctcctccaccccccgccATGCTCGCGGCCTTTGCCGGGGTCGAGTCACCAACTGATACCCTCGACCCAGTCTCGGAGGTTGAGACGCCCGGGCCGGATGAGTTGCTGCCTACAATGGCTGAGCTTCACATTAAGAACTATAATAACATTAGCGtggccaacaacatcaatatCACCACCGctaccaccaaaaccaacactACTATCACCACGACAACCATCAcgcacagcagcagcactaGCACGAACAATAGCACTAGGGGTCATAGGTCTACCCCGTCAAATCAGAGtatggacgaggaggagaagttAAGGGAGATGTTGAGTCAGTATAGGGGTGGATTtatggtgggggggtttaCTGActgatttttttttgggggggggatttgTTCTAAtttgttttggtgggggaaAGCGGAGGTTGTTTTGATATGATATGAGGAAAAGCAAGGGGTACATAACATAGTATATAGAGGGGCATAAATGGCAACATAATACGCATATATATTTGGAATTTTGGAAGGGTTGGAGGTTTGGGACAGGGAAGTTTTGAATCATTcagtgttttttttttctttatcaTCATTTGGCATGGCAGAGCAGAGCATGGGAGTGGATTTCATCTTGGGGGGAATGGTTGTTGTAAGATAaaaggggatgatggagaggttgatacCCTATAGAGGATAGTTAATATTGAGTTTATTTCCAAACATGTAATGTTTGTCTATCTCGGTCGTCTTGTGTCTTTTGTTATATTGAGAGCTTGTGTTGTTATGGTACTCTTCACAAAGCAGGTGCTCCTTCCTCTAATAGCCAGTCATGTCTTCTTTGAGCACTGTGCCTTCCTCACCTGGTCGCCCTTGCCTTCCCCACCTGATCGCTCTTGCCTCACAATTCGCTCCTGGGGTTATCACTTAACATTTCGCAGCAGATAATCACCAGAGGTTTGGCGCGGCGGTGTGAGGATAGGCTATACAACCTGGTGATGTCCTGCTCCCAAATTCTGGTAGGGAGGAATGCGGTAACTGGCTGGAGGCAACTTCCACAGGTTCGCTTCCAGACAGGAGTGCTGAACTCTTTTGAGCCTTTCCCCATTACACACACAATCAGTCCTGCCTCTTCATTGAAAGTGCGTTCTTTCCTCCCCATGGCAAACAGCCAAAGCCTTcactcccaccccaccaccgctcccgGATTTATAATTTAAAATTTTGCACTCGACAATCACTGGAGGTTTGGTGCAGTGGTATTTACGTGGGACGCCTGAGTATTATTACTATTGACCGATCCTTCCGGGGGAGATTAAGTGGTACCACCTACTTCCAGCCAACTGACGGGTTCGAGCCGAGGTTGGGACACTGAAGCTCTTTTTTAttctttatttttttttattcacccccccccttcttttgTGTTGATTTCCACTCATTTCCTTTAGACCCTTTCACTGCAACTAGCAGCTTGACTTGTTTAATATTATTACTTGCCACCATCAAGTAGCTCTTCTTGTATTAACCTTTGCCTGTGATGTGTCCTTTGGGTGTTGGTATCATGCCTTCATTTCGACCTTGGCTCTGACCCAATTCTAAATTGATGTCCAACACCAACGAGCCaaagcatcatcatccatccgCTATACCCGTAGTTTTGATGATCctttctttcccccctttgACAATGCCGTCCTCTCATTCTTCCCTCAACCACGGCTTTTATCCCACTTCTCCTTTGCCTTTCACAACCTTAAATCCCATattcctcccccatctccctttCCCGAACCctcacatcaaccccctaACAAACTGATCCAGCCCCAACTCAAAAAGCTcattcctcaccccctcaccccctttgTGTTCCACCGGACTGAGCGGGTTCTTCACCACATACTCCACCCACAGGTTGATATATATCTGATGCAGCACATTCCGCATGCTCAGCGTCGCCACGTCAGTCAGCATGACGAACCGCAGATTGGAGGCTGTCTCGTAATAGTGGAGCTTGTACTGCGCGGTTCGGTAACTGATGAAGGCGTCGTCGGAGCCTCCGAGTTTGCGGACCATGTTTcggagggagaagacggtACCAAAGATTAGTTTGGCGTTGTCGGAGGATTGTTTTTGAGTGAGGATGCTGGAggtgggttgttgtggtggttgttgtggtggttgttgggggtgggagtgggtaggggggaggatgtcggtggaggaggcggcggggggggggagccAGGATTTGGAGTAGATGCATTCCgctggggagaggttgttaGCAATATATAAGGGgcagggagggagggggtggggaagggggaacgCACTGTGCCGGTCGAAGATGTAGAAGGAGTAGACGACCATTTTCGGGTTTGGGCCGGCCGGGCCGCGCGCCGGgttgaggggaggatgggggagagaagagaaatGGGAGCGCGcgacggcggtgatgggagggttgggtggtgagggtgattACTGGGTTTGTAGATCGATTTGGCTGGTATGGACAAGTTGATGCTCGGTAGTTTCCGTTGATGTCCCGAAGTGTCGGGCTTCGGTGATCCGCCTGCGGTTGACCTCCTTACCACGACGGGGTCCACATCGGGACCGGGGGTTATTTGCAGGCGTCTTGGCGGTGGCACACAGACCAGGGCATGACATCCAACGAACCAGTCCAGCGGCTCCCGTTTTGGTAAGCTGGTCGTCCTTCTCTTTTGGTTACTTCGAAGTCAATTCTCCATCGGTTTGATCATCATGTCGACAAGATACAGAAAGCTCGAGGAGCCGAAATGACGctcaaaaacacaaacaaaaGGATTGGCCTGTTCCCGAGATGCACAGGACGGACCCAATGACGCAGTGAGGCTCCTGGACGGGATGTCGGTTGCAGGAAAgagcggggtggtgggggtgagaGAGGGGCACTTGTCAATTTAGgggcccctcccccttcagcTCTGCCCTATGAGGCCGAGCCAGAGCCCCGTCTCGTCAAGTTGTTGTTTGAGTTGGGCGACACCCTTTGTTGCCAAAGTTCAGTGTTACCCTCCGTTGTCGCCCAAGAATTCTTGTTGTGCAAAGACGGCCTTGCATAGGTGGATGAACGAAGAGAAGAGACCTAACCACCATTCAGCACAAGCGGCACTTtgcttggttggttggtggctggACTGGACTATCGTCAGAGCATCACCCCAAGGACAAAAcaccttttctctctctcaaactCTCGGCCGGCCAAAGCGGCGCCCTTCTTCCCGGCCACTCCCATTTCTCTTGATTTTCCCCCTTGTCATTATCGATCTGCAGCAGCCATATTAGAAGAGAGACATCCCTAAAAATGGCCGACCAAGAGAccttcccacctccccagcgAGCAGCAACTTACACGCTGCCACTGCGACCTCGAATGGACGGCAGCGACGCGAGAGAATTCAGCTTGGGGCCAATGGCCGGCACCCCAGACGCACAACACGACCCGGCCGCAGTGCCCCGGGGCTTAGCCTCGCCAGACATATCCGTGGAATTCGCTGGCGATCACCACCTCGACAGCAGCTCTGATAAGCCAGAGCTGTTACATCCTCGCTCTGCGCCCCCTCACGTGCAGCACTTCCAGAGCCCTCTGAGGCACCACAAACGGACACCTTCGGTTCATCGTGAGATCAAAGAGACGCTCAACGCTCATTCAGAGTACACAAGTGACGATTCTGACGGCCGCTCTCACTTTCGCGTCAACCAGTATGTCATTAAGGAGGAGATTGGGCGCGGGTCGTATGGGGCCGTCCACCTTGCTACTGATCAGTTTGGGAAAGAATATGTAGTTACCCCTCAACCCCTGTTTTCTCACCTCCTATGTTCTAATACCTCCTCCGCAGGCCGTGAAAGCCTTCTCCAAAGCCCGTCTCCGCAAACGCATACAATCCAACATACTCCGTCATGGTCCGAGATCACTCGGCCGCTTCCCCTCCCGGGCTCCCTTTGGCGCCCCTGATCTCCCCATTGCCCGGTTGACAGACCAGCGAGCAAAGGAAGCGCAGGACCCCCTCTTTCTTATTCGTGAAGAGATCGCCGTCATGAAAAAGCTCAACCATCCCAACCTAGTCCAGCTCATTGAGGTGCTCGACGACCCCGAAGAAGACACCCTGTACATGGTGCTGGAGATGTGCAAGAAGGGTGTTGTCATGAAAGTTGGTTTGGGCGAGTCAGCCGCGCCGATTGATGAAGAGCAGTGTAGGCATTGGTTCAGGGACTTGATCCTGGGTGTTGAATACCGTGAGTTTATCGCCACCGTCCCCCAATATGAAGGTCAAGTTGACATGTGAAAAGTGCATTCTCAGGGTGTAGTCCACAGGGATATCAAACCCGACAACTTGCTCCTCAACGAAGACGACGTTCTCAAAATTGTCGACTTTGGCGTCTCGGAGATGTTTGAGCAGTCCACCGACATGAAGACAGCCAAGAGCGCCGGGTCACCGGCTTTCTTACCTCCTGAGCTCTGTGTTGCCAAACATGGTGATGTGTCCGGCAAGGCAGCTGATATCTGGTCTATGGGCGTATCACTGTACTGTCTCCGCTACGGCAAGATCCCGTTTGAAAAGTTTGGAGTATTGGATATGTACGAAGCTATCCGGACAGAAGCCCCCTTCATTCCCGAGGGCGAGAACCCTTTATTTGTCGACCTGATGGGGAGGTTAATGGAGAAGGACCCAGAGAAAAGAATCACAATGGAGGAACTTCGGGTATGTTTGccacctttttcttttcttttttctttttttttctttttttttcttttttttttataaaaaaaaTTCCCCTCAAAGCTAACAAAATAGAACCACCCCTGGGTCACCAAAAACAACTCcgaccccctcctccccacagATGAAAATTGCACCGACCCCGTCGACCCCCCTAACCCGTTGGAAGTAAACCACGCTTTCACCCGGCGAATGTCACATCTCATCTGTGTGATGAAGGCGATTCGCAAATTCAAGTCGTTGCTCTCTACGAATCCCAAGCCGCCAGGGTCACCATACCATCACTCCCCTCGCCCATCTGACACGGCTGATTTTGCCGCTTCTATTTTACGTGAGAGGCAGCAGTTTCTTCAGTCTCCACCTCCACACCTCAtcccaccctcaacaccaccccaaccttTGCTGCTGGGTATCGGCACTGGCGGATTGGATACGTTTAGCAGCAGTCATGATGATGCGGGACTGGGAGGGGACCTTGGGATCGTGGCGGACAGCCCGACGGCGGCGGATTTCAACATTTATGATAGGGCTTTTGAtaaggaggtggagaggattaAGGGGATGAAGAGTAGGGATGGGGACGGAGGGACGACGATTTATCATACGAGGTTTAATGACCccgaagagaaaaaggaggggctTTGGGGGTTGTTTAATAAGactgctcagcagcagaagaggaaggatgaGGGCATTAGTGGGTTTGCGGAGTTGGTCAGGACTGCTGTCGCtagggagaaggagaaggagaaggaaagcaAGAAGggggctggtggggaggaggagaagccagtgggagaaggggaccAAGGCAAGACGGAGTGATGTACAGTCAAAGTTTGAAAGGGGTAGGTGGGAAAGTTTTGCCATTGGGTATTTTACAACAGCGAAAACAGCGGCTCAGGATAATTCACAAGGAAGAGAAgtggaaaaagaaggggatATTGAAGTTTCAAGCGAGGGGTTAAGATGAGGACAAGCAGCGAAGTAGTAGCATTAATACCACAACaaaggggtggggaggggtgaaCGGGGTTAGTATAACCAAGCGAGTGTGTTTCTTATTATTGTTTGACTTTTTGGGGCAGGATTGTCGTTGTTATGTGTCAGGTTGGATCTCTGACGGTTGCTATATCTCTTTCTGTCATTGGTGGAAAGCGAATGATGCACACATTAAAGGcggctgccggtggtggttttgataCCTGGATAGTTTGACAAGTTTGGCTTTGGAATACCTTGTTTTTTCATTTTTACTTCTTAGATACTATAAGAATGTATGCCTCGGCTGCTTCGTGGTTTGCACAccctgggagagggagtaATGACGCAACCAGACTCAACCGGAGCTCCCACGTAGTAAGCCTGCCACACCGGAACTTCCGACAGAGAGACCTTCAGTTGGCTGTTTTATCGTCGTCACAAATACCATACGAGCACTTCACCAGTTGGGGTTCCCAATCAGCACAGCCAAGCCACTCCCACAGCCTCGACTCTGACCATAAAAAGCCGCGCTCACATGCAAAGTCCCGAGTGCCATACCTTTAATCAAGCCTGCCTCTGACTGACcaagtgagtgagtgagtgaggtAAGcacaaccatcaaccacagCCCCATCACGTCAACACTCCAAACCAAACTGCCAGCCTCACCCATCTCATATGACACTTACAAGTGGTCTTATCCCGTGTCCTATACCGCTCCGCTCTGACGATCCCCGTCTCCATTCACGGAAGAACAGGACCCAAATCCAGAAAAGCACAACATTTCGTATGTATCCAAACAAAAAGTCCCGAATAACACAACAGCACTTTCCACCGCAAAAAggccaagctcaacaaggTTCCCCCCAACATCCTGGGCGTTTCTTGTTTCTTGCCGCCACGGGCCTTGGCAAAAGCTTGTCTCGATCGGAATACCCACAGTTGAAAGCATCCCCCTGCCACTCAACCCTTTAAGAATGCGCGGTGGAAAGTTCACTTCCACGGAAAAAAACACCGGATGTCAAAGCAAATTTCCGCGGTGAAAATGCCAAGGAGAATATACATATGTACGGATGCTGTACATATACATCCTGCCGGTCCTTGTGTGCTGTGCAGTGGTTGCAACAAGCCAGGCCCGGTCGCATGCAAGCACGTGCGTACATACAGTCCTTTCTTGCGGTGTGTGCgcggaaaagggggaatGAATGGCAGGCCGGCCCCCcggatgtgtgtgtgtgtgtgtgttttttttttcagcgAGTTATCTCAACCACGTGTATGTAGCGAGTAAATACGTACGTCCATCCGGATGTCGCGGTGAGAAAACCACTCTCTCCCCGTTCCTTGGAAACACTTGCCATCAAATGTGTGATGAGTATTGGCTCCAATGGGACCCAACAGTAACCACGCCAGAACCCAAAAGGTTTCGATTCGAGT includes:
- a CDS encoding hypothetical protein (EggNog:ENOG503Q4WN), which gives rise to MSRPPSKHLQTQKRTRSGVSLTMTEPDGSEAAYSPTTPSSPTSSHGEHRRSFSLNSIKGRPWRSMSNSNRDRDSTPDSAFRGHVRKLSKSRPYSASPVDGFSRRSSGISEDHIQSLHSRLSFTTADPPSLTPSSSSCSFDWKTQRVEGGCALEPDTSLLKTKTPYLVVTTDYLLKMKSRADAVALIPSLAIEGEKAHHGSPPEPALAIPISTVVAAFYSESIKPSFGIEVWWKGFGGQSFYRSEFFFSLPREQQKMLESITRVIGTKEQDESGSSNKCDDIKPLMQKIQMMEEPVFANKELEIFPVIPRGHTRKEYMPKMEDASKKSQEGSAYYLVIGTYLCYLAEVQRGKAGSSCKHRTFGLVTLNSVVGDWSFHEERFNISFRDPFKTSVTLELASRYYRQIIRILGTADRFIKPNWPQLWQNLEIFSVSGLRNPQYLVSREDYGAIKRTLDAHIAGYRCAPVEWEINWKTRHAPEFRLLPPKHAGLYTGLQLLAVLRALRYNDYFNSLSFKDVDLSMLHGVDDNLGGGINVAYLSRTCIKLTNDEVQLLKTCPVLHQEFHALAYCSETIRQIDFTNCSYELNRGKTADSHYPTLQFLTPILHLLKTGISKCNRLILAHNHLSEHDISNLAETMETGAIRALDISACGLDDMGVRRIVIDPLMERPLPLESLTVAGNYGRLPAYILPDLLQQLPEIRELNLCGSILGDSSDVGPLLPFELLESLQWLESIDITGWLINDETLMDLQRFLMARSWKLDHRQFSAFRRLVLKQCGITGFKAAALFEAVGKDHGLHIGLSNNPIENGIGELAAVIRENKGPAGLDMEMVEFQDEDNYLALIHALTETKYLTVLNMAGTAPAPSPTGVCSSEMVSALHDLFARNTSIRCLDLSGFSGRLDDGQLTKGFGRSLSGLEHNKAMTHLRIRNQNLHDDAGTLGQSLKRNNTLMVLDCQDNNLNLNSFGFLVDSMKINRTIIDFPFTPKERADIWKNVLKGLRPGPRPPQAKTGLHLGKEKKHKDKKDDKDKQPALQPDVQETALWTILEKQFRQLDEHIERNRELLEASSGQVFDFESPASTPIDAGQAGGGFNAGPAGASEWPTLLDLEFDMGTIDLNDSTTPPPAVAGPVGEAVAHDGTILLQSSPDPKSTPATEAPKKEKHRPPPLIRRKTVRSSALDKESRDEPPPTPSYSLIGHVGVGSTMLNAAPDYPPPPPPPPPAMLAAFAGVESPTDTLDPVSEVETPGPDELLPTMAELHIKNYNNISVANNINITTATTKTNTTITTTTITHSSSTSTNNSTRGHRSTPSNQSMDEEEKLREMLSQYRGGFMVGGFTD
- the bet5 gene encoding Trafficking protein particle complex subunit BET5 (COG:U; EggNog:ENOG503P30X); translated protein: MVVYSFYIFDRHTECIYSKSWLPPPAASSTDILPPTHSHPQQPPQQPPQQPTSSILTQKQSSDNAKLIFGTVFSLRNMVRKLGGSDDAFISYRTAQYKLHYYETASNLRFVMLTDVATLSMRNVLHQIYINLWVEYVVKNPLSPVEHKGGEGVRNELFELGLDQFVRGLM
- a CDS encoding hypothetical protein (COG:T; EggNog:ENOG503NZRP), giving the protein MADQETFPPPQRAATYTLPLRPRMDGSDAREFSLGPMAGTPDAQHDPAAVPRGLASPDISVEFAGDHHLDSSSDKPELLHPRSAPPHVQHFQSPLRHHKRTPSVHREIKETLNAHSEYTSDDSDGRSHFRVNQYVIKEEIGRGSYGAVHLATDQFGKEYAVKAFSKARLRKRIQSNILRHGPRSLGRFPSRAPFGAPDLPIARLTDQRAKEAQDPLFLIREEIAVMKKLNHPNLVQLIEVLDDPEEDTLYMVLEMCKKGVVMKVGLGESAAPIDEEQCRHWFRDLILGVEYLHSQGVVHRDIKPDNLLLNEDDVLKIVDFGVSEMFEQSTDMKTAKSAGSPAFLPPELCVAKHGDVSGKAADIWSMGVSLYCLRYGKIPFEKFGVLDMYEAIRTEAPFIPEGENPLFVDLMGRLMEKDPEKRITMEELRNHPWVTKNNSDPLLPTDENCTDPVDPPNPLEVNHAFTRRMSHLICVMKAIRKFKSLLSTNPKPPGSPYHHSPRPSDTADFAASILRERQQFLQSPPPHLIPPSTPPQPLLLGIGTGGLDTFSSSHDDAGLGGDLGIVADSPTAADFNIYDRAFDKEVERIKGMKSRDGDGGTTIYHTRFNDPEEKKEGLWGLFNKTAQQQKRKDEGISGFAELVRTAVAREKEKEKESKKGAGGEEEKPVGEGDQGKTE